The genomic region CGGTGAACTGGATGCCGGGTGGCGCGACCATCAAGGTCGAGTTCGACGAGAGCGACGACGCGGACGATGATGCGGCAGGCGCACCCCTGCTGTACGCCCGCCGGTCGAACCCGAACGAGTACCTTCGGGTGTACCTCCACGACCCGTACCTGCTCACCAGATTCGACGCCGACGACCCCGTCGAGTACCAGGAGCGCGGGACCGAGGCCGAGATGCACGAGTACATCGAGCGCAACCCGGAGACCGCACTGGAGCCGGGTATCAGAATCGTCGAACACGAACGCGAGACCAAGTACGGCTTCATCGACTTCTTCGCGAAGGACCAGGAGGGAGTTCCGGTCGTCGTCGAGGTCAAGCGTCGGCAGGCGACGCTCAACAACTTCGACCAGCTCAAGCGCTACATCGAGCTGTACCGCGAGTCGAACCCCGAGGTCAGGGGCATGCTCGTCGCGCCCTCGGCCAGCGACCGGGTGAAGCGCGCGCTCCGGGACAACGGCATGGAGTTCGTACGCCTCGCGGAGTTCGACGTGGAGACGCGAGAGGCGAGCGAGAAGACGCTCTCTGACTTCTTCTGAGCCGTCAATCCGTCTGCGGAATCATGGTCGCTCCCAGCGCGAAGAAGACGACCGCGAGCACCGCGAGCACCGCCAGCGACTGGGTGGCGTCGAGGCCGAGCACGACCGTGCCCGACTCCGCGCCCGACCAGATGGCCTGGCGAAGGCCGTGGGCGAAGTACGTCAGCGGTGAGAGCGCGACGAGAGGGTGGAACCACTCGGGTAGCATGCTCGGCGGGACGAACGTCTCAGAGAGAAAGAGGAGTGGAAGCCCGATGGCGTTCGCCGCCGTGATGGCACCGTCCTGCGAGTCCGCGAAGCTCCCGAGCAAGGAGCCGACGCCACAGAAGCAGATCACGCCCAGCGGGACGAACGCGAAGATGAGCGGCGAGAACGTGACCGACGCGCCCGTCAGCAGCACGGTCAGGACGAGCAGGACGAAGCCGGCGATGGCGATGATGACCGTGTTCACGAGGGTGTGCGCGGCCAGCCACTCCGCCCGCGAGAGCGGGGTCGTCGCGAGCTTCTCGAACCGGCTCCCCTCGCGGTGGCGGGCCACCTCCGAGCCCATCCGCGAGA from Haloarchaeobius sp. HME9146 harbors:
- a CDS encoding ABC transporter permease, giving the protein MTTVRRVRSEFVAAWHSFLRRRVAVFFTFFFPVLLIGIFGALVQTNPTGGGLFAEDPAYYVPGYLAVVVLQTPLSRMGSEVARHREGSRFEKLATTPLSRAEWLAAHTLVNTVIIAIAGFVLLVLTVLLTGASVTFSPLIFAFVPLGVICFCGVGSLLGSFADSQDGAITAANAIGLPLLFLSETFVPPSMLPEWFHPLVALSPLTYFAHGLRQAIWSGAESGTVVLGLDATQSLAVLAVLAVVFFALGATMIPQTD
- the nucS gene encoding endonuclease NucS, whose translation is MTTERHHAPDAETVERVVREGLRDGAMISVLAECEVEYDGRSGGYLGPGDRMVVCKPDGTLLVHRPSGHKPVNWMPGGATIKVEFDESDDADDDAAGAPLLYARRSNPNEYLRVYLHDPYLLTRFDADDPVEYQERGTEAEMHEYIERNPETALEPGIRIVEHERETKYGFIDFFAKDQEGVPVVVEVKRRQATLNNFDQLKRYIELYRESNPEVRGMLVAPSASDRVKRALRDNGMEFVRLAEFDVETREASEKTLSDFF